A region of Chloroflexota bacterium DNA encodes the following proteins:
- a CDS encoding MFS transporter, with the protein MTQSKPRPAHSPLRLVVSAGLTIGLVIMGDSLLYNLLPLEAARLGISLPLVGVLLSANRIVRLVSNAWMSAVFERFGPRLPFIGAAALGLATTLVYGAGWGAAAFLAARLGWGVAWSALRQGGYQAVWTDTCDVKGRYMGLVWGIVRMGSAISVVAGGFLRDRFGYSVAVWAVACAGVLGIPVALSMRWPASQRATRAPNGALTSGWSEAFRDRRRRLILAAGLADSLFEGIIVSTASLFLAGVLGSVNGALDVGIGLGTLGGMLLAVRWTSDLIFGPAFGALSDRLGQPRTAVLLSCALLAATSGAAAARGLAAALCLALMFIIGAGLNIVLGTLANGLALRAERPHLFVGVYTTAADAGLALGPIAAYAVGGTSRLPALYVAIVLLITLAVIAYRRAGR; encoded by the coding sequence ATGACGCAATCCAAGCCGCGCCCCGCGCATAGCCCGCTTCGGCTGGTGGTGTCCGCCGGCCTGACCATCGGCCTGGTCATCATGGGCGATTCGCTGCTGTACAACCTCTTGCCCCTGGAAGCGGCGCGGCTGGGCATCTCGCTCCCCCTCGTTGGCGTCCTTCTGAGCGCGAACCGCATCGTGCGCCTGGTGTCCAACGCCTGGATGAGCGCCGTCTTTGAGCGTTTCGGACCGCGACTCCCGTTCATCGGCGCGGCGGCGCTGGGTCTGGCGACGACGCTCGTCTATGGCGCGGGGTGGGGAGCGGCGGCCTTCCTTGCGGCGCGGCTGGGCTGGGGCGTCGCCTGGTCTGCCCTGCGCCAGGGCGGGTATCAGGCCGTGTGGACCGATACCTGCGATGTCAAAGGCCGGTACATGGGCCTCGTTTGGGGCATCGTCCGCATGGGCAGCGCCATCAGCGTGGTGGCAGGCGGATTCCTGCGCGACCGCTTTGGCTACAGCGTGGCGGTGTGGGCGGTGGCCTGCGCCGGCGTGCTGGGCATACCGGTGGCCCTATCCATGCGCTGGCCGGCTTCGCAACGGGCAACGCGCGCTCCCAACGGCGCGCTAACCTCCGGCTGGAGCGAGGCCTTCCGCGACCGCCGACGCCGCCTCATCCTCGCCGCCGGCCTGGCCGACAGCCTGTTTGAGGGCATCATCGTGTCCACGGCATCGTTGTTCTTGGCGGGTGTTCTCGGAAGCGTAAACGGCGCGCTGGACGTGGGAATCGGACTCGGAACGCTGGGCGGGATGCTCCTGGCGGTGCGGTGGACGTCGGACCTGATCTTCGGCCCCGCGTTCGGCGCGCTCTCGGACCGACTGGGACAGCCGCGCACCGCCGTGCTCCTGTCGTGCGCCCTTCTCGCTGCGACGAGCGGAGCAGCGGCGGCGCGCGGACTCGCGGCTGCCCTTTGCCTGGCGCTGATGTTCATCATCGGCGCGGGCCTGAACATCGTGCTGGGGACGCTGGCCAACGGGCTGGCGCTGCGCGCCGAACGCCCCCATCTGTTCGTGGGCGTGTACACCACCGCCGCCGATGCGGGATTGGCCCTCGGCCCCATCGCGGCCTATGCGGTGGGCGGGACGAGCCGACTTCCCGCGCTCTACGTGGCCATCGTGTTGCTGATTACCCTCGCGGTTATCGCCTATCGGCGCGCGGGACGGTGA
- the glmS gene encoding glutamine--fructose-6-phosphate transaminase (isomerizing) has translation MCGIFGIIADREQVLGATLVEAARRLAYRGYDSVGCATVLPDGSIDLRKDVGRLEDVSPRLGLPSMRGVRGIAQLRWATFGAPSYANAQPHLDSDGDMVGAHNGNVVNNVQLREMFIREGLVVRGTNDGETCIHAVERHFDRNGHRMLEAICAAYRDLEGDYAFVITHRDDHRLFAIKKGSGLVAGIGEGFTCVSSDLPSILPLTRRIVRIYDGEIVVLSPHGVELYSAEDGAPIQRQSEWYDGPVEVAEKEGYAHFMLKEIHQQPTVARELLHLLDRSPHVVRFLDALRTSGGRPVYFVGCGTSYHACLLGAYYWGQIAGRVAVPLLGPQFIEQCGSSVGPDDVAVFVSQSGETKDILNAVKVMRQRGGKVLGVLNVLGSSLMHHSDVYLPLACGYEISVPATKTFVNQAVLFLYLAYRMAGRDVEPLRALPDLLAHTLEESEPYARQVAAYLLHWSALNYLGYGITHPIALEAALKLKEITYTHCEGMFSSEFKHGPLSAVHDGYPVLFITAPGDEAMMINHVNEVTTRGGRAIAIAAEHAALRANVHDYVPVPASPRDLAPIALTIPAQLIAYHLSVARGIDPDFPRNLSKTLTVD, from the coding sequence ATGTGCGGAATCTTCGGCATCATCGCGGACCGGGAACAGGTTCTGGGCGCGACCCTGGTGGAAGCCGCGCGGCGGCTGGCCTATCGCGGGTACGATTCGGTCGGGTGCGCGACCGTCTTGCCCGACGGGAGCATAGACTTGCGCAAGGACGTGGGAAGGCTGGAGGATGTCAGCCCGCGCTTGGGGCTGCCGTCCATGCGGGGTGTGCGGGGCATCGCCCAACTGCGCTGGGCCACCTTCGGCGCGCCATCCTACGCCAACGCCCAGCCCCACCTGGATTCGGATGGCGACATGGTCGGCGCGCACAATGGCAACGTGGTCAACAACGTCCAGTTGCGCGAGATGTTCATCCGCGAGGGCCTTGTGGTGCGCGGCACCAACGACGGCGAGACGTGCATCCACGCCGTGGAGCGGCACTTTGACCGCAACGGCCACCGCATGTTGGAAGCCATCTGCGCCGCTTACCGAGACCTGGAAGGCGACTACGCCTTTGTCATCACCCACCGCGACGATCACCGCCTGTTCGCCATCAAGAAGGGTTCCGGCCTGGTGGCGGGCATCGGCGAGGGGTTCACGTGCGTCTCGTCGGATTTGCCCAGCATCCTGCCGCTCACGCGCCGCATCGTGCGCATCTACGACGGCGAAATCGTCGTCCTGTCGCCGCACGGCGTGGAACTGTACAGCGCCGAGGATGGCGCGCCCATCCAGCGGCAGTCGGAGTGGTACGACGGGCCGGTGGAGGTGGCGGAGAAAGAAGGGTACGCGCACTTCATGCTGAAGGAGATTCACCAGCAGCCCACCGTGGCCCGCGAGTTGCTCCACCTGCTGGACAGGTCGCCGCATGTGGTTCGGTTCCTGGATGCGCTGCGCACGTCGGGGGGCCGCCCTGTGTACTTCGTAGGGTGCGGCACCAGTTATCACGCCTGCCTGCTGGGGGCTTACTACTGGGGGCAGATCGCCGGGCGCGTCGCCGTGCCGCTGCTGGGGCCGCAATTCATTGAGCAATGCGGCTCATCGGTGGGGCCGGACGATGTGGCCGTCTTCGTCAGCCAGAGCGGCGAGACGAAAGATATCCTCAACGCCGTCAAGGTCATGCGCCAGCGAGGCGGCAAAGTGCTGGGCGTTCTCAATGTGCTGGGTTCGTCGCTCATGCACCACAGCGACGTATACCTGCCCCTGGCGTGCGGCTACGAAATCAGCGTGCCGGCCACCAAGACGTTCGTGAATCAGGCCGTGTTGTTCCTGTATCTCGCGTATCGCATGGCGGGGCGCGACGTGGAGCCGCTTCGCGCCCTGCCCGACCTGCTGGCCCACACGCTGGAGGAGAGCGAGCCGTATGCCCGCCAGGTGGCCGCCTATCTCCTGCACTGGAGCGCGCTGAACTACCTGGGCTACGGCATCACGCACCCCATCGCACTGGAGGCGGCGCTCAAACTCAAGGAGATCACCTACACCCACTGCGAAGGGATGTTCTCCAGCGAATTCAAGCACGGGCCGCTGTCGGCGGTGCACGATGGGTATCCGGTGCTGTTCATCACGGCGCCGGGCGACGAGGCCATGATGATCAACCACGTCAACGAGGTTACCACGCGCGGAGGGCGGGCCATCGCCATCGCGGCCGAACACGCGGCCCTGCGCGCCAACGTGCACGACTACGTG